The Cronobacter sakazakii genome has a window encoding:
- a CDS encoding isovaleryl-CoA dehydrogenase, giving the protein MHWQTHTVFNQPVALNNSNLFLSDTALREAVLREGAGWDAELLASIGQQLGTAESLELGRLANANPPELLRYDARGERLDDVRFHPAWHLLMQGLFANRVHNLPWLETAREGALVARAARFVLHAQVEAGTLCPITMTFAATPLLQAHLPPLFADWQTPLASDRYDSHLLPGAQKRGLLIGMGMTEKQGGSDVLSNTTRAEPVAGRGPGEAYRLVGHKWFFSVPQSDAHLVLAQTKGGLSCFFVPRFLPDGQRNAVRLERLKDKLGNRSNASSEAEFLDALGWLLGEEGEGVRQILRMGGMTRFDCALGSHGLMRRAMAVALYHTHQRQAFGKNLIDQPLMRQVLGRMALELEGQTALLFRLARAWEQRESPHEVAFARLFTPAAKYGVCKRGIPFVAEAMEALGGIGYCEESELPRLYREMPVNSIWEGSGNIMCLDVLRVLTRQPGVLEMLSDEFDAVKGQDRHFDRAWRQLAGQLRRPDEAAGRAMTTQLFLLATGAQVLRSLTPPLAQAWCRMMLDTRGDSPLPEPVLAQALLRATGGAG; this is encoded by the coding sequence GGACGCTGAATTGCTCGCAAGCATTGGCCAGCAGCTCGGCACCGCGGAATCGCTGGAATTAGGGCGACTGGCGAACGCCAATCCGCCAGAGCTGTTGCGCTATGACGCGCGCGGCGAGCGTCTTGACGACGTGCGCTTTCATCCGGCCTGGCACCTGCTGATGCAGGGGCTGTTCGCTAACCGGGTTCATAATCTGCCGTGGCTTGAGACGGCGCGCGAAGGCGCGCTGGTCGCCCGCGCGGCGCGCTTCGTCCTGCATGCTCAGGTGGAAGCGGGCACGCTGTGTCCGATTACTATGACGTTCGCCGCGACACCGCTGTTACAGGCTCATCTGCCGCCGCTGTTCGCCGACTGGCAAACCCCGCTGGCAAGCGATCGCTACGATTCCCACCTGCTGCCCGGCGCGCAGAAACGCGGGCTGCTCATCGGCATGGGCATGACGGAAAAGCAGGGCGGTTCGGATGTGCTCAGTAATACCACCCGCGCGGAACCCGTAGCAGGGCGCGGCCCCGGCGAGGCGTACCGGCTGGTGGGCCATAAGTGGTTTTTTTCAGTGCCGCAAAGCGACGCGCATCTGGTGCTGGCGCAGACGAAAGGCGGTCTTTCGTGTTTCTTCGTGCCGCGCTTTTTGCCGGACGGCCAGCGCAACGCGGTGCGCCTTGAACGCCTGAAAGATAAACTCGGCAACCGCTCGAACGCCAGCAGCGAGGCGGAGTTTCTCGACGCGCTCGGCTGGCTGCTTGGCGAAGAGGGCGAAGGCGTGCGCCAGATCCTGCGTATGGGCGGCATGACGCGCTTTGACTGCGCGCTCGGCAGCCACGGGCTGATGCGCCGCGCGATGGCGGTGGCGCTTTACCATACCCATCAGCGTCAGGCGTTCGGCAAAAATCTTATCGATCAGCCGCTGATGCGTCAGGTGCTCGGGCGCATGGCGCTGGAGCTGGAAGGGCAGACCGCGCTGCTGTTTCGTCTGGCGCGCGCCTGGGAGCAGCGCGAATCGCCGCATGAAGTGGCGTTTGCCCGCCTCTTTACGCCTGCCGCGAAATATGGCGTCTGCAAGCGCGGCATTCCGTTTGTGGCGGAGGCGATGGAAGCGCTCGGCGGCATCGGGTATTGCGAAGAGAGCGAACTGCCGCGGCTTTACCGCGAAATGCCGGTCAACAGTATCTGGGAAGGCTCCGGCAACATCATGTGCCTTGATGTATTGCGCGTGCTGACGCGCCAGCCGGGCGTTCTGGAGATGCTGAGCGATGAGTTTGACGCGGTAAAAGGACAGGACCGGCATTTCGACCGCGCCTGGCGACAGCTGGCGGGGCAGTTGCGCAGGCCCGATGAAGCGGCCGGACGCGCTATGACCACCCAGCTCTTTTTACTGGCGACCGGCGCCCAGGTGCTGCGTTCGCTGACGCCGCCGCTGGCGCAGGCCTGGTGCCGGATGATGCTGGATACCCGTGGCGACAGCCCGCTACCAGAGCCGGTGCTGGCGCAGGCGCTACTGCGCGCCACGGGTGGGGCGGGCTGA
- a CDS encoding methyl-accepting chemotaxis protein: MTLSFQRWGLGAKLSFLTGVAVAALFLLFTFALSHKASEQLEALALEDLHNQTTSVVDMAQMFDSSLSEEVASFTKLFNSFIPQPISRDESQMQSINGISVPMLKGGETSLHENNALPDDFLTRTGAIATLFVRSGDNFVRVATSLRKEDGSRAIGTQLDTASPAFAPVMKGETYRGLALLFGKRYITQYEPVKDASGKVIAILFVGVDITNSWQVMRNKILNRRLGDSGHFYVINRAPGKTYGQFLFHSSDEGKRPSWPDAVLKPVLSEPQGTLEMEKEDGRTALLSFTQLPGWNWAIVGEVDKATLLSGVTSMRNQFLAAGVIVSLLFAAVFVWTVRRWLTAPLRNVITLARQYAAGDLRETIDTRRQDEVGQLIDAINGIGNGLQQIVTQVRDAAGDISHGTRALASDSGEISEQINKQASSVEETSASMEQLAATVSQNAANMEQTQSLVKEASDAVQHGGETVSNAVTTMNDIRSASQRIADITHVIESIAFQTNILALNAAVEAARAGEHGKGFAVVAQEVRALAARSANAVKEIEQLISDTLAKVSEGHALSEQTRKAMEAIISRIGQINQLVTEINHASHEQSAGIGQVNIAMHQIGEATHINAERVTRSEQTAQVLREKGNHLNELVSLFRLKA; the protein is encoded by the coding sequence ATGACACTCTCATTTCAACGCTGGGGACTGGGCGCGAAGCTCTCTTTCCTCACAGGCGTCGCGGTCGCGGCCCTTTTTTTATTGTTCACGTTTGCATTAAGTCACAAAGCCAGCGAGCAGCTGGAAGCGCTGGCGCTTGAAGATCTCCATAACCAGACCACAAGCGTGGTGGATATGGCGCAGATGTTCGACAGCAGCCTCAGTGAAGAAGTGGCAAGCTTTACCAAACTCTTCAACAGCTTTATTCCGCAACCCATCAGCCGTGATGAAAGCCAAATGCAAAGCATCAATGGCATCAGCGTGCCAATGCTAAAAGGCGGCGAAACGTCCCTGCATGAAAATAACGCATTGCCCGATGATTTCCTGACCCGCACCGGCGCTATCGCCACGCTGTTTGTCCGCAGCGGCGATAACTTCGTGCGCGTGGCGACCTCGCTGCGTAAAGAAGATGGCAGCCGCGCTATCGGCACGCAGCTCGATACCGCAAGTCCGGCGTTCGCGCCGGTCATGAAAGGCGAAACTTACCGCGGCCTGGCGCTGCTGTTCGGCAAACGCTACATCACGCAATACGAACCGGTGAAAGACGCCAGCGGCAAGGTGATCGCGATTCTGTTCGTCGGGGTGGATATCACCAACTCCTGGCAGGTGATGCGCAATAAAATCCTTAATCGCCGTCTGGGCGACAGCGGGCATTTTTATGTCATTAACCGCGCGCCGGGCAAAACTTACGGCCAGTTCCTTTTCCATTCGAGCGATGAAGGCAAACGCCCGTCATGGCCGGACGCTGTCTTAAAACCGGTGCTGAGCGAGCCGCAGGGCACGCTGGAGATGGAAAAAGAAGATGGTCGCACTGCCCTGCTGAGCTTCACGCAACTGCCGGGCTGGAACTGGGCGATTGTCGGCGAAGTGGATAAAGCGACGCTGCTGAGCGGTGTAACGAGCATGCGCAATCAGTTCCTTGCCGCAGGCGTTATCGTCTCGCTGTTGTTTGCCGCCGTGTTTGTCTGGACCGTTCGCCGCTGGCTTACCGCGCCGCTGCGTAATGTCATTACGCTTGCGCGCCAGTACGCCGCAGGGGATCTGCGTGAAACCATCGACACGCGTCGCCAGGATGAGGTCGGCCAGCTTATCGACGCCATCAACGGCATCGGCAACGGCTTACAGCAGATAGTGACCCAGGTGCGCGACGCCGCGGGCGATATCAGCCACGGCACCCGCGCGCTGGCCTCCGACAGCGGTGAAATCAGCGAGCAGATCAACAAGCAGGCGAGCAGCGTGGAGGAAACCTCCGCAAGTATGGAACAGCTGGCGGCCACGGTGTCGCAAAATGCCGCCAACATGGAGCAGACCCAGAGCCTGGTGAAAGAGGCGTCTGACGCCGTGCAGCACGGCGGCGAAACGGTCAGCAACGCAGTGACCACCATGAACGACATTCGCAGCGCTTCACAGCGCATCGCGGATATCACACATGTGATTGAATCTATCGCCTTCCAGACCAACATTCTGGCGCTGAACGCCGCCGTGGAGGCGGCCCGCGCGGGAGAGCATGGTAAAGGCTTCGCGGTCGTGGCGCAGGAAGTCCGCGCGCTGGCGGCGCGCAGCGCCAATGCGGTGAAAGAGATAGAGCAGCTCATCAGCGACACGCTGGCGAAAGTCAGCGAAGGCCACGCGCTTTCTGAGCAGACACGTAAGGCGATGGAAGCGATCATCAGCCGCATCGGTCAGATCAATCAGCTGGTGACGGAAATCAACCACGCCTCGCACGAGCAGTCTGCCGGTATTGGCCAGGTGAATATCGCCATGCACCAGATTGGCGAAGCCACCCACATCAACGCCGAGCGCGTGACGCGCAGCGAGCAGACCGCGCAGGTGTTGCGTGAGAAAGGCAACCACCTGAACGAACTGGTGAGTCTGTTCCGCCTGAAGGCGTAA
- a CDS encoding DUF1471 domain-containing protein → MKRSLALTSLLLSAGLISTSAQSAEEVNADRVTGLNEIGVISVNDISGTPQEIEKVIAYKADEQGAAYYRIIQMHENQRPDNWHVQAIIYS, encoded by the coding sequence ATGAAACGATCGCTGGCTTTAACGTCGCTGTTGTTATCGGCGGGTCTGATTTCCACTTCTGCGCAGTCTGCCGAAGAGGTGAATGCCGACAGAGTGACCGGCTTAAATGAAATTGGCGTCATTTCGGTAAACGATATTTCCGGCACGCCGCAGGAGATTGAAAAAGTCATCGCCTATAAAGCGGATGAACAGGGCGCGGCGTATTATCGAATTATTCAGATGCATGAAAATCAGCGGCCTGATAACTGGCACGTACAGGCAATTATCTATAGTTGA
- the bsmA gene encoding biofilm peroxide resistance protein BsmA, with protein sequence MHMRRLILLLMVAALTACSALQGTPQPAPPVADHPQEIQRYQTQGLVKMGTVTTLQYGSPDDALRDIAAQAGAAGADYYQVISNDDSLLPGRWHARAILYRK encoded by the coding sequence ATGCATATGCGACGGCTCATCCTTTTATTAATGGTGGCGGCACTGACCGCCTGTAGCGCCCTGCAGGGCACGCCGCAACCTGCGCCGCCGGTGGCGGATCATCCGCAGGAGATCCAGCGCTACCAGACGCAGGGTCTGGTCAAAATGGGCACCGTCACGACGCTACAGTATGGGTCACCGGATGACGCGCTGCGCGATATCGCCGCACAGGCAGGCGCCGCAGGCGCAGATTACTATCAGGTCATCTCCAATGATGACTCTTTGCTGCCTGGCCGCTGGCACGCCCGGGCGATTCTGTACCGAAAGTAA
- the yjfP gene encoding esterase: MIEISTRRFAGIEALHAVPAGSCDSALPTVLFYHGFTSSKTVYSYFAVALAQAGFRVIMPDAPDHGARFCGDAARRMTQFWQILHETLTEYPALRDAILSEGLVADGRLAVGGASMGGMTALGIMSHHPEVKCVASLMGSGWFSSLSQTLFPPQAAEADAVRAALAPWDASVRLPSLSDRPLFLWHGEEDDVVPAAQSRGLADALRDRALDNNLTCQWQPCVKHRITPEALDATVAFFRRSL, translated from the coding sequence ATGATCGAAATTTCGACACGGCGTTTTGCAGGGATTGAGGCGCTGCACGCGGTGCCTGCGGGGAGCTGCGATAGCGCATTGCCAACGGTGCTGTTTTATCACGGCTTTACCTCATCCAAAACGGTCTACAGCTATTTCGCCGTCGCGCTGGCGCAGGCCGGGTTTCGGGTGATCATGCCGGACGCGCCTGACCACGGCGCGCGCTTTTGTGGCGATGCGGCAAGGCGGATGACGCAGTTCTGGCAAATTCTTCACGAGACGCTCACGGAATACCCGGCGCTGCGTGACGCGATTCTCAGCGAAGGGCTGGTGGCGGACGGCAGGCTCGCCGTTGGCGGCGCGTCGATGGGCGGCATGACCGCGCTTGGCATCATGTCCCATCATCCGGAAGTGAAATGCGTCGCGAGCCTGATGGGCTCCGGCTGGTTTAGCTCGCTCTCACAGACGCTTTTTCCGCCGCAGGCCGCCGAGGCTGACGCGGTGAGAGCCGCGCTGGCTCCGTGGGACGCAAGCGTGCGCCTGCCATCTCTTTCGGATCGCCCGCTGTTTTTATGGCATGGCGAAGAGGATGACGTCGTGCCGGCGGCGCAAAGCCGGGGTTTAGCCGACGCGCTGCGCGACCGGGCGCTTGATAACAATCTGACCTGCCAGTGGCAGCCGTGCGTGAAGCACCGCATTACGCCCGAGGCGCTGGACGCGACGGTCGCGTTTTTCCGCCGCTCTCTTTGA
- the rpsF gene encoding 30S ribosomal protein S6, with the protein MRHYEIVFMVHPDQSEQVPGMIERYSAAITGAEGKIHRLEDWGRRQLAYPINKLHKAHYVLMNVEAPQEVIDELETTFRFNDAVIRSMVMRTKHAVTEASPMVKAKDERRERRDDFANETADDAEAGDSEE; encoded by the coding sequence ATGCGTCATTACGAAATCGTTTTTATGGTCCATCCTGACCAGAGCGAACAGGTTCCGGGCATGATCGAGCGCTACTCTGCTGCCATCACTGGTGCAGAAGGCAAGATCCACCGTCTGGAAGACTGGGGCCGCCGTCAGCTGGCTTACCCGATCAACAAACTGCACAAAGCACACTACGTTCTGATGAACGTTGAAGCGCCGCAGGAAGTTATCGATGAGCTGGAAACTACCTTCCGCTTCAACGATGCCGTTATCCGCAGCATGGTTATGCGCACCAAACACGCCGTAACTGAAGCCTCTCCGATGGTTAAAGCGAAAGACGAGCGCCGTGAGCGTCGCGATGATTTCGCTAACGAAACCGCTGATGATGCTGAAGCTGGGGATTCTGAAGAGTAA
- the priB gene encoding primosomal replication protein N: protein MANRLVLSGTVCRAPLRKVSPSGIPHCQFVLEHRSVQEEAGFHRQAWCQMPVIISGHENQAVTHSITVGTQITVQGFISCHKAKNGLSKMVLHAEQIELIDSGD, encoded by the coding sequence ATGGCCAACCGTCTGGTGTTGTCCGGCACCGTGTGCAGGGCACCCCTTCGTAAGGTCAGCCCATCAGGAATTCCTCATTGCCAGTTCGTGCTTGAGCATCGTTCTGTGCAGGAGGAGGCCGGTTTCCACCGGCAGGCGTGGTGCCAGATGCCTGTAATAATCAGCGGGCACGAGAACCAGGCCGTTACTCACAGTATAACGGTCGGCACGCAAATCACCGTTCAGGGGTTCATCAGTTGCCACAAGGCAAAGAACGGACTGAGCAAAATGGTGTTGCATGCCGAGCAGATTGAATTGATAGATTCTGGAGACTAG
- the rpsR gene encoding 30S ribosomal protein S18, whose translation MARYFRRRKFCRFTAEGVQEIDYKDIATLKNYITESGKIVPSRITGTRAKYQRQLARAIKRARYLSLLPYTDRHQ comes from the coding sequence ATGGCACGTTATTTCCGTCGTCGCAAGTTCTGCCGTTTCACCGCGGAAGGCGTTCAAGAGATCGACTATAAAGATATCGCTACGCTGAAAAACTACATCACCGAAAGCGGTAAGATTGTCCCGAGCCGTATCACCGGTACCCGTGCAAAATACCAGCGTCAGCTGGCTCGCGCTATCAAACGCGCTCGCTACCTGTCCCTGCTGCCGTACACTGATCGTCATCAGTAA
- the rplI gene encoding 50S ribosomal protein L9, whose translation MQVILLDKVANLGSLGDQVNVKAGYARNFLVPQGKAVPATKKNVEFFEARRAELEAKLADVLAAAEARAEKINALGSVTIASKAGDEGKLFGSIGTRDIADAVTAAGVDVAKSEVRLPNGVLRTTGEHEVDFQVHSEVFAKLTVNVVAE comes from the coding sequence ATGCAAGTTATTCTGCTTGATAAAGTAGCAAACCTGGGCAGCCTGGGCGACCAGGTAAACGTTAAAGCGGGCTACGCTCGTAACTTCCTGGTTCCGCAGGGCAAAGCTGTGCCGGCTACCAAGAAAAACGTTGAGTTCTTCGAAGCACGTCGCGCTGAACTGGAAGCCAAACTGGCTGACGTTCTGGCCGCTGCTGAAGCTCGCGCAGAGAAAATCAATGCGCTGGGCTCTGTTACCATCGCGTCCAAAGCGGGCGACGAAGGTAAACTGTTCGGTTCCATCGGTACTCGCGACATCGCTGACGCTGTAACTGCAGCTGGCGTTGACGTGGCTAAGAGCGAAGTTCGTCTGCCGAACGGCGTTCTGCGTACCACTGGCGAACACGAAGTGGACTTCCAGGTTCACAGCGAAGTATTCGCTAAACTGACTGTAAACGTGGTTGCTGAGTAA
- a CDS encoding OapA family protein, translating to MPGRIKPLLAQVWHAPDHIRLMDPLPPAHRRGIILCAVVIALCFLWPSSNEPETPQRRDAQLDLTPTPEAPMQPQAVAPVETPEANVQQPAPSAPVQPFQNNDIEQQWRTYRVESGKTLAQLFRDHGLPPEDVYAMAKVEGDGKPLSNLQQGQMVQVRQNASGVVTALTIDTGDNQQVLFTRQPDGSFLRVR from the coding sequence ATGCCTGGACGAATTAAACCGCTGCTGGCGCAGGTATGGCACGCCCCGGATCATATCCGGCTGATGGACCCGCTGCCGCCTGCGCACCGACGCGGCATTATTCTTTGCGCGGTCGTTATCGCGCTGTGCTTTTTATGGCCTTCTTCCAACGAGCCGGAAACGCCGCAGCGTCGCGACGCGCAGCTCGATTTAACGCCTACGCCGGAAGCGCCGATGCAGCCGCAGGCGGTAGCACCTGTGGAAACGCCAGAGGCGAATGTCCAGCAGCCTGCGCCCAGCGCGCCGGTGCAGCCGTTCCAGAATAATGACATCGAGCAGCAGTGGCGTACTTATCGCGTGGAATCGGGCAAAACGCTGGCGCAACTGTTCCGCGATCACGGCCTGCCGCCGGAAGATGTGTACGCGATGGCGAAAGTGGAAGGCGACGGCAAGCCGCTCAGTAATCTTCAGCAGGGGCAGATGGTGCAGGTTCGTCAGAACGCCAGCGGCGTGGTGACGGCGCTGACCATTGATACCGGTGATAACCAGCAGGTGCTGTTTACCCGCCAGCCGGACGGCAGTTTCCTGCGTGTGCGCTGA
- the fklB gene encoding FKBP-type peptidyl-prolyl cis-trans isomerase yields MTTPSFDTIEAQASYGIGLQVGQQLRESGLQGLLPEALVAGLRDALEGNQPAVPVDVVHRALREIHERADAVRRERQQEMAVEGQKYLDENREREGVNSTESGLQFRVLTQGDGPIPSRKDRVRVHYTGKLIDGTVFDSSVARGEPAEFPVSGVIAGWIEALTLMPVGSKWELTIPHNLAYGERGAGASIPPFSTLVFEVELLEIL; encoded by the coding sequence ATGACAACCCCTTCTTTTGACACCATCGAAGCCCAGGCAAGCTACGGCATTGGCTTACAGGTCGGACAGCAACTGCGCGAGTCGGGCTTACAGGGTCTGCTGCCGGAAGCTCTGGTGGCGGGGCTGCGTGACGCGCTGGAAGGCAACCAGCCAGCCGTTCCTGTTGACGTGGTGCATCGCGCGCTGCGTGAAATCCACGAACGCGCCGACGCCGTGCGTCGCGAGCGCCAGCAGGAGATGGCGGTAGAAGGCCAGAAATATCTGGATGAAAACCGCGAGCGCGAAGGGGTGAACAGCACCGAATCCGGCCTGCAATTCCGCGTGCTGACGCAGGGTGATGGCCCGATCCCGTCCCGTAAGGATCGCGTACGTGTGCACTACACCGGTAAACTTATCGACGGTACCGTGTTTGACAGCTCCGTCGCGCGCGGCGAACCCGCGGAATTCCCGGTCAGCGGCGTGATCGCAGGCTGGATCGAAGCGCTGACGCTGATGCCGGTCGGCTCCAAATGGGAACTGACCATTCCGCACAACCTGGCCTACGGCGAGCGCGGCGCGGGTGCATCCATTCCGCCGTTCAGCACGCTGGTCTTTGAAGTCGAGCTGCTGGAAATCCTGTAA
- the cycA gene encoding D-serine/D-alanine/glycine transporter yields the protein MSEQIKVADAAEAPAEQSLRRNLTNRHIQLIAIGGAIGTGLFMGSGKTISLAGPSIIFVYMIIGFMLFFVMRAMGELLLSNLEYKSFSDFAADLLGPWAGYFTGWTYWFCWVVTGMADVVAITAYAQFWFPGLSDWVASLAVVVLLLSLNLATVKMFGEMEFWFAMIKIVAIVGLIVVGLVMVLMHFKSPTGVEASFTHLWNEGGWFPKGLSGFFAGFQIAVFAFVGIELVGTTAAETKDPEKSLPRAINSIPVRIIMFYVFALIIIMSVTPWSSVVPTKSPFVELFVLVGLPAAASLINFVVLTSAASSANSGVFSTSRMLYGLAQDGVAPKAFAKLSKRAVPAKGLTFSCICLLGGVVMLYINPNVITAFTMITTVSAILFMFVWTIILCSYLVYRKQRPQLHEKSIYKMPLGKLMCWVCMAFFVFVIALLTLEDDTRQALMVTPLWFVVLGVCWLFIGKKRLANFRR from the coding sequence ATGTCAGAACAGATCAAAGTGGCTGATGCTGCTGAGGCACCGGCTGAGCAGTCGCTACGGCGCAATCTAACCAATCGTCATATCCAGCTAATCGCTATCGGCGGCGCTATCGGCACCGGGTTATTTATGGGCTCTGGCAAAACCATTAGCCTCGCCGGCCCGTCGATCATTTTTGTCTATATGATCATCGGCTTTATGCTGTTTTTCGTCATGCGGGCGATGGGCGAGCTGCTGCTCTCTAATCTCGAATATAAATCGTTCAGCGATTTCGCCGCCGATTTACTCGGCCCGTGGGCGGGGTATTTTACCGGCTGGACGTACTGGTTCTGCTGGGTGGTCACCGGCATGGCGGATGTCGTGGCCATCACGGCTTATGCGCAGTTCTGGTTCCCTGGGCTTTCGGACTGGGTCGCGTCGCTGGCGGTGGTCGTGCTGCTGCTCTCCCTTAACCTCGCCACCGTGAAAATGTTCGGCGAGATGGAGTTCTGGTTCGCGATGATTAAAATCGTCGCCATCGTCGGGCTTATCGTGGTCGGGCTGGTGATGGTGCTGATGCACTTTAAATCGCCGACCGGCGTTGAAGCGTCCTTTACGCACCTGTGGAATGAGGGCGGCTGGTTCCCGAAAGGGCTGAGTGGGTTCTTCGCGGGCTTCCAGATTGCGGTCTTCGCGTTTGTGGGGATTGAGCTGGTGGGCACCACCGCCGCCGAAACCAAAGATCCGGAGAAATCACTGCCGCGCGCGATCAACTCGATTCCGGTTCGTATCATTATGTTCTACGTCTTCGCGCTGATTATTATTATGTCCGTGACGCCGTGGAGTTCCGTCGTGCCGACCAAGAGCCCGTTCGTGGAGCTGTTTGTGCTGGTGGGGCTGCCGGCGGCAGCGAGCCTGATTAACTTCGTGGTGCTGACCTCGGCGGCCTCTTCGGCCAACAGCGGCGTCTTCTCCACCAGCCGTATGCTCTACGGCCTGGCGCAGGACGGCGTGGCGCCGAAAGCGTTCGCGAAGCTCTCTAAACGCGCCGTACCGGCGAAAGGGTTGACCTTCTCCTGCATCTGCCTGCTGGGCGGTGTGGTGATGCTCTATATCAACCCGAACGTCATCACCGCGTTTACGATGATCACCACCGTGTCGGCTATCCTGTTTATGTTCGTCTGGACCATCATCCTGTGCTCTTATCTGGTGTACCGGAAGCAGCGTCCGCAACTGCATGAGAAATCGATCTACAAAATGCCGCTCGGTAAACTGATGTGCTGGGTCTGCATGGCGTTCTTCGTGTTTGTTATTGCGCTGCTGACGCTGGAAGACGACACCCGCCAGGCGCTGATGGTGACGCCGCTGTGGTTTGTGGTGCTGGGCGTGTGCTGGTTGTTTATCGGCAAGAAACGTCTGGCGAACTTCCGCCGCTAA
- the ytfE gene encoding iron-sulfur cluster repair protein YtfE, producing the protein MAFRDQPLGELALTIPRASALFRKYNLDFCCGGKQTLLRAATRQALDLNAIESELAALAETPLEKDWQAAPLAEIIDHILVRYHDRHREQLPELILQATKVERVHADKPGVPKGLAKYLSLLHEELTSHMMKEERVLFPMIKQGMGSQAAGPVSVMESEHDEAGELLEVIKHTTNNVTPPPEACTTWRTLYNGINALIDDLMNHISLENNTLFPRALAGEK; encoded by the coding sequence ATGGCCTTCCGTGACCAACCCCTTGGCGAACTGGCGTTAACCATCCCGCGCGCCTCTGCACTGTTTCGTAAATACAACCTGGATTTCTGCTGCGGCGGCAAACAGACGCTGCTGCGCGCGGCAACGCGCCAGGCGCTTGATTTGAACGCGATTGAAAGCGAACTGGCGGCATTGGCTGAAACACCGCTGGAGAAGGACTGGCAAGCCGCGCCGCTTGCTGAAATCATCGATCACATCCTCGTGCGCTATCACGACCGCCACCGTGAGCAGTTACCAGAGCTGATTTTGCAGGCCACCAAAGTGGAACGCGTTCACGCCGATAAACCGGGCGTGCCGAAGGGGCTCGCGAAGTATCTGAGCCTGCTGCATGAAGAGCTGACGAGCCACATGATGAAAGAGGAGCGCGTACTGTTCCCGATGATTAAACAGGGCATGGGCAGCCAGGCGGCGGGGCCGGTTAGCGTGATGGAGAGCGAGCACGACGAGGCGGGAGAACTGCTGGAGGTGATTAAGCACACCACGAATAACGTGACGCCGCCGCCGGAGGCCTGCACGACATGGCGCACGCTGTATAACGGCATCAATGCGCTGATTGACGATCTGATGAACCACATCAGCCTTGAGAACAACACCCTTTTCCCGCGTGCCCTCGCAGGCGAAAAATAA